CGGCCAGCACCCAGGTGCTCACCCGCGCCCGGCCGGCCGCGTCCGATGGGGACAAAGCCTCGGACTTGGCGGCGATGTGCAGGACGATCGCGCCGGACTCGAACATCTCGACCTCGTCGTCGCGATAGGCGGGCACCTGGCCGAAGGGCTGCTGCGCCCGATAGCCGGGGGACGCCTGGATGTCCCCGTCGATCAAGGTCGCCTCATAGGGCAGCCCCGCTTCCTCCAGCGCCCAGCGGACCCTGAGATCCTTCACATAGCCCTGGGCGAACGGCGGCACCCAGCGGAAGGCGGTCACGTGGATGGTCATGACTCTTCTCTTCATCTGTGAATGGCGATATTTATGTTGATATCAACATAAGAAGTCAAGCGGCGATCCGTGGCCGGTCCGGCCGCGAATTGCCTGGCGGTCAGCGCCCGCCGGACACGTCGATCGTGGTCGCGGTCACGTAGGACGCCTTCTCCGACATCAGCCAGAGGACGGTTTCGGCCACCTCGTCGGCGGTGCCGCCGCGGCCCATCGGCACGGTCGGGCCGAAGCGTTCCATGCGCTGCTCGACGCCGGTGTCGTTCTGGATGTCGGTGTCGATCAGGCCCGGCCGGATGCCGCAGACCCGGATGCCTTCGCCCGCGACCTCGCGCCCCAGGCCGATCGTCAGCACGTCGATGCCGCCCTTGGCCGCGCCGTACGGGATGAAGCCGCCGACGCCGGCCAGCTCCGAGGCGCGCGAAGACATGTTGACGAGGACACCGCCCTTGCCGCCGCGTGCGGTCGACATCCGGCGCACCGCCTCGCGCGCGACCAGCATGGCCGAGGTCAGGTCGATATCGACGATGCGGCGGATCTCCTCGACCGAGAGATCGGCGAGCGGCGCCGTCTTGTTGATCACGCCGGCGTTGTTGACCACCGCGTCCAGCCCGCCGAACTCCTCGATGCAACGGTCGAACAGGTCCGGGATCGCGTCGGCGTTGCCGACATCGGCCTGGAGGATCACCGCGCGCCGGCCGAGCGCCTTGACCTCGGCGGCGACCGCGCGAGCGGCGTCCTCGCGCCCGGCATAATTCACGGCGACGTCATAGCCGGCCTTGGCGGCCAGACGGCAAACGGCGGCGCCGATGCCACGGCTGCCGCCGGTGACCAGGACGACTTTCGACATGACGGCTCTTCCCGATACGAATCAGGCGCCTTGCGCCCGGTTGCTGGTCTGGATCAGGACGAGCGGGTGCGCGGCCTGAATTGGTGGATCGTGGCGCTGCGCGCCGCCGGCCGCAGCTTCGGCTCCGGCGCGTGGTCGCGCGCGGCGGCGAGGCGGCGGGGAACGCGAAGATAACGGGGCAGGCGGCTGGTCTCCGCCTCGGCGGCGAGCGCCCCCGAGTAGATCGACTTCTCGGCCTCGGCGATCAGCACGCCGCCGAAACGCGGCGTCCAGCGCACGCCGAAACGTTCCCAGGCCATGCCCGTGCGCAGAAGAAGCCGCGAGCGGACCGGCGGCATGAAGACCGCGCCCGCGACGTCGAGCGGCTCGAACAGCGCGTCGCGCAGGGCTCGCTGCAGCTGGCTCGAGCTGTAGGGCCGGCCGACGCCGAACGGCGTCTGGTCGCTGAGCGTCCACAGGCCGCGCCGGTTCGGCACGACGACCAGCATCCGGCCGCCGTCGGCCAGGACGCGCCACACCTCGCGCAGGAGCGGCCGGATCTGGTCGCAGCCTTCCAACGCATGGACCAGGACGACGCGGTCGACCGCGCCGTCGGCGAGCGGCAGGCACTGCTCGTCCGCCAGCGCGCATCGGCCGCCGGTGACCGTCCGCGAGGCGCAACGCTTCCACGAGCCGGCGGTCATCAGGCCGACCGCGCGCTCGGCGCCATCGCCCATCGCGTGCAGATAGGGTAGGGCATAACCGAGGCCGAGCACGCGTTGGCCGCCGAGATCGGGCCAGGCGAGGCGCAGGCGTTGGGCGATCAGGCGCCGCACGAGCTGTCCCTGCCGGCTGGCATAGAAGCTCTGCAGGTCGCCGATTTCAGGCCGACTGGCGTCGTGGGCGCTCAAGGGCTGGCTCATGACTGCACTCTATAGCACATCGTGCCTCGACACAGCGTGCATGGCGGCACAAGAACAGGCAAGAGGGGAACGATATGACCGTACTCGAGATCGAACGCCTTCCCGCGCGCAGCGACAACTACATGTATCTGCTGCACGCGCCCGAGTCCGACCTGACCGCGATCGTCGATCCGGCCGATGCCGCGCCGGTCCTGGCCCGGCTGAAGGAGCGCGGGCTTACGCTCGACTGGATCGTCAACACGCATCATCACGGCGACCATACCGGCGGCAATCTCGAGTTGAAGCAGGCGACCGGGGCGAAGGTGGCCGGGCCACGCGCCGAGGCTGCGCGCATTCCGGGGCTGGACCTGCCGCTGGGTGAGGGCGACGTGTTCGCCCTCGGCGCCGTCGCCGGCCGGGTGATCGACACGCCGGGCCACACCGCCGGCCATATCAGCCTCTATTTCGAGGAGCAGGGCGCGCTGTTCGCGGCCGATACCCTGTTCGCCCTGGGATGTGGGCGGCTGCTCGAAGGCACGCCCGAGCAGATGCACGCCAGCCTCGCCAAGCTGGCCGCCCTGCCGGACGATACCCAGGTCTATTGCGGCCACGAATACACGCTGGCCAACGCCCGCTTCGCGCTCAGCGTCGATCCCGACAACCAGGCCCTCGTCGCGCGCGCCCGCGAAATCGAGCGCCTGCGCGAGCGGGGCGAGCCGACCGTGCCCAGTCGTCTCGGCGACGAGAAGGCGACCAATCCGTTCCTACGCGCGAGCGATCCCGCGATCCGTCGCCAGCTCGGCATGGAGCGGGATGGCGACGTCGCGGTCTTCGCCGAAATCCGAAAGCGCAAAGACCAATTCTGAACGGAGATCGGCCATGGCCGTATCAGCCGATGATCTCGCGAGGCGGATCGAGCAGGCGGCCGGCAGGGCGCCTGCCGACCTCGTGATCCGCAACGCCCGCCTGCTCAACCTGTCGACCGGCTCGCTGGACGCGACCGAGGTCGCGATCACGGGCGACACGATCGTCGGGACCTACGAGACCTACGAGGCGGCGCGCGAGATCGACGCCGGGGGCCGGATCGTCGTGCCGGGCTTCATCGACACGCATGTCCATATCGAAAGCTCGATGGTCACGCCGGCCGAATTCGAGCGCCTGGTCCTGCCGCGCGGCACGACCACGGCGATCGTCGATCCGCACGAGATCGCCAACGTGCTGGGGACGGAGGGCATCCGCTACATCCTGGACTCCGCCGAGGCCGCTTCGCTCGGCGTGTTCGTCCAGCTCAGCTCCTGTGTGCCGTCCAGTCACCTGGAGACCTCGGGCGCACGGCTGGAAGCCGGCGACCTGGTCGCCCTGCGCGATCATCCGAAGGCCTATGGCCTGGCCGAGTTCATGAATTTCCCGGGCGTGATCGCGGCCGATCCCGGCTGCCTCGCCAAGATCGCCGCCTTCGCCGACCGCGTGCGCGACGGCCATTCGCCGCTCCTGAGCGGCAAGGGCCTGAACGCCTATCTGGCCGCCGGCATCCAGAACGACCACGAGGCGACGCGCATCCGCGAGGCGGAGGAGAAGCTCAAGCGCGGCATGCACATCTGCATGCGCGAGGGCAGCCTCGCCAAGGACGTCAAGGCGCTGGCCGCCCTGCTCGACGACCTGACCTCGCCCTTCATGTCCTTTTGCACGGACGACCGCAACCCGCTCGAGATCGTGCGCGACGGCCATATCGACCACGCGATCCGCGTCGCGATCAAGGCGGGCGCGCCGCCGGTGGCGGCCTACCGCGCCGCGACCGTCTCCGCCGCTCGGGCGTTCCGGCTCTACGATCGCGGCCTGGTCGCTCCCGGCTACCGCGCGGACCTCGTCCTGCTGGACGATCTCGAGACCTGTCAGGTCGCCGACGTGCTCCTGGCCGGGCGGCCGATCGCCGACGCGCTGTCCGAGCACAGGCATCCGGCACCTGTCGGCGCCGGGTCGGTGCGGCTCGATCCGGTCGAGCCGTCCTTGTTCGCGGTCGAGGCCGACGGTCCGGGCGGGCCGGTGATCGGCGTAGTCGAGGGCTCGCTGATCACCGAGCACCTGACCCTCGATCTGCCTTTCGCGGACGGGCAGCGCCTGCCCGACGTCGTGCACGGCGTGCACAAGGTCGCCGTTCTGGCGCGGCACGGGGTCAACCGCAACGTCGGACGGGCCTTCGTGCGCGGCTTCGGCTCGTTGAAGGGTGCGCTCGCGACGTCGGTCGGGCACGACAGCCACAACATCACAGTGGTCGGAGCCGACGACCGCTCGATGGCCACCGCCGTCAACCGCGTGATCGCCATGCAAGGCGGCCTGGTCGCTGCCCGTGACGATCACGTCCTGGCGGATTTGCCGCTGCCGCTTGCCGGCCTTATGTCCGACCGGCCCTACGAGGAGGTCACGGCCGGTCTGGAACGGGCGCTGGAAGCGGCACGGACGCTCGGCTGCGGCCTTGCCGAACCGTACCTGCAGATGGCGTTCCTGCCGCTGCCGGTCATCCCGCATCTCAAGCTCACCGACCACGGCCTGGTCGATGTCGACCGATTCACGCTGCTTCCAGGCTAGAAAAGCCTACTGCGCGCCCATCAGCTGCTTGGCCTGATTGACCAGGTCCATGCAGCCCTGCTCGTTGCCCTGGCTCTGCATGTCCTGCGCGCCGCCCAGCAAGGTCGCGACCTGCTCCTCCCCGGTGACGCCGCCCGCTTCCGGCGGCATGCCGGCACCGCCGCCGCCGAGCGTTTCCATCTGGTGCGGCGATGCCGCCGAGGCGGGTCCTTCGGGCCCCTGCGCGGCCGTACCCTGGGTCGACGACATGCCTCCACCCACCGATTCGTTCTGATGCGGCGTAGCCGGCGCCGTCGTCGAGGATGCCGTCTGGTCATGGTTTTGGAGCGCCGCCAGTTCCTCGGCGCAGTCCGCGAAGGCCGGCCCTCCGACGACGAGCAGGATGGCGGTCAAGCAGGCGAGACGAGCGTTCATGGACGGATTCCCCAAT
Above is a genomic segment from Geminicoccaceae bacterium SCSIO 64248 containing:
- a CDS encoding SDR family oxidoreductase, which codes for MSKVVLVTGGSRGIGAAVCRLAAKAGYDVAVNYAGREDAARAVAAEVKALGRRAVILQADVGNADAIPDLFDRCIEEFGGLDAVVNNAGVINKTAPLADLSVEEIRRIVDIDLTSAMLVAREAVRRMSTARGGKGGVLVNMSSRASELAGVGGFIPYGAAKGGIDVLTIGLGREVAGEGIRVCGIRPGLIDTDIQNDTGVEQRMERFGPTVPMGRGGTADEVAETVLWLMSEKASYVTATTIDVSGGR
- the gloB gene encoding hydroxyacylglutathione hydrolase — encoded protein: MTVLEIERLPARSDNYMYLLHAPESDLTAIVDPADAAPVLARLKERGLTLDWIVNTHHHGDHTGGNLELKQATGAKVAGPRAEAARIPGLDLPLGEGDVFALGAVAGRVIDTPGHTAGHISLYFEEQGALFAADTLFALGCGRLLEGTPEQMHASLAKLAALPDDTQVYCGHEYTLANARFALSVDPDNQALVARAREIERLRERGEPTVPSRLGDEKATNPFLRASDPAIRRQLGMERDGDVAVFAEIRKRKDQF
- a CDS encoding class I SAM-dependent methyltransferase encodes the protein MSQPLSAHDASRPEIGDLQSFYASRQGQLVRRLIAQRLRLAWPDLGGQRVLGLGYALPYLHAMGDGAERAVGLMTAGSWKRCASRTVTGGRCALADEQCLPLADGAVDRVVLVHALEGCDQIRPLLREVWRVLADGGRMLVVVPNRRGLWTLSDQTPFGVGRPYSSSQLQRALRDALFEPLDVAGAVFMPPVRSRLLLRTGMAWERFGVRWTPRFGGVLIAEAEKSIYSGALAAEAETSRLPRYLRVPRRLAAARDHAPEPKLRPAARSATIHQFRPRTRSS
- the ade gene encoding adenine deaminase, with the protein product MAVSADDLARRIEQAAGRAPADLVIRNARLLNLSTGSLDATEVAITGDTIVGTYETYEAAREIDAGGRIVVPGFIDTHVHIESSMVTPAEFERLVLPRGTTTAIVDPHEIANVLGTEGIRYILDSAEAASLGVFVQLSSCVPSSHLETSGARLEAGDLVALRDHPKAYGLAEFMNFPGVIAADPGCLAKIAAFADRVRDGHSPLLSGKGLNAYLAAGIQNDHEATRIREAEEKLKRGMHICMREGSLAKDVKALAALLDDLTSPFMSFCTDDRNPLEIVRDGHIDHAIRVAIKAGAPPVAAYRAATVSAARAFRLYDRGLVAPGYRADLVLLDDLETCQVADVLLAGRPIADALSEHRHPAPVGAGSVRLDPVEPSLFAVEADGPGGPVIGVVEGSLITEHLTLDLPFADGQRLPDVVHGVHKVAVLARHGVNRNVGRAFVRGFGSLKGALATSVGHDSHNITVVGADDRSMATAVNRVIAMQGGLVAARDDHVLADLPLPLAGLMSDRPYEEVTAGLERALEAARTLGCGLAEPYLQMAFLPLPVIPHLKLTDHGLVDVDRFTLLPG